The nucleotide window TCTTACCCATCCGCATCCGCGACCCTTCGCATTTCTTTTCTGTTTCACGATTACCCTTAGATGTATTCAGAAAACTTAATAGGGTTTTGTCTGCGATTTTCAGGGTATGGGATGAAAGTGTCTAAATTTAGGGGGTGATTTTATATAACTTGTAGAATGAGGTTCTATGAATAACATACCACTACATGTTTATAAAATACTTAGGAGGTCAATTAATTCATGAAAATAAAAAAAATTCTATCCATTCTGTTTATGGTTTTAGTACTAGCAGTTATTTCAGCTTGCGGGTCTGACGAAGGTGCATCAGGCGATGATTCAAATAACTCCGATGGCGAACAAACGTTGTTAGATCAGATTAAAGAAGAAAATACGGTGACTATCGGTTTTGCGAACGAAGCTCCTTATGCATATGAAGATGAGAACGGTGAACTTAAAGGTGCTGCCGTTGAAATTGCAACAAAAGTATTCCATAACATGGGAATTGAAAATGTCGAAGGTAACATTGCGAAATGGGATAACCTCATTCCTGGTGTAAAAGCTGGTAACTTTGATGTCGTCACAGCTGCTATGGCTATCCTTCCTGAACGTGCAGAGCAAGTAGATTTTGGTGAGCCAGAAATTCAATATGGTGAAGGTTTAATTGTTAAAAAAGGGAATCCATTAGATCTCCACAGTTATGCTGACATTGCGAATAACCCTGATGTAACCGTTGCTGTTATGTCTGGTGCTACAGAAGTTGATTTCTTGAAGGAAATGGGAGTTAGTGAAGATCAAATTATC belongs to Bacillaceae bacterium S4-13-56 and includes:
- the ehuB gene encoding ectoine/hydroxyectoine ABC transporter substrate-binding protein EhuB, which gives rise to MKIKKILSILFMVLVLAVISACGSDEGASGDDSNNSDGEQTLLDQIKEENTVTIGFANEAPYAYEDENGELKGAAVEIATKVFHNMGIENVEGNIAKWDNLIPGVKAGNFDVVTAAMAILPERAEQVDFGEPEIQYGEGLIVKKGNPLDLHSYADIANNPDVTVAVMSGATEVDFLKEMGVSEDQIITVDDIPATFSAVQSGRADATTGTEMTVKMALQSSDQDALEFVEDFEQPDIKGVPSYGAAAFSPDSDALREAYNAELKKLKESGEILDLITPSGFGEGNLVPNDLTTEQVIEDLN